Proteins encoded within one genomic window of Borrelia parkeri:
- a CDS encoding chromate transporter encodes MDKTKETAYELLTLFYLVLKITTITIGGGLLIISELKKIIVNKKKLISDKEFNEILATSNVVPGVTAINFAFLIGKKLKGFKGAIMLTIAGILPSIFVITMIALYVNLNSNNIYAQKFLEGAKISSTIIMSIIILEFSKKMLKQSIKKWITCLLITYTLYKFHIDISYILITVLCICSLTYTIQKIFFQKKV; translated from the coding sequence ATGGATAAAACAAAAGAAACAGCATATGAATTACTAACATTATTTTATCTTGTACTAAAAATAACGACAATCACAATTGGTGGGGGATTATTAATAATATCTGAACTTAAAAAAATAATTGTCAATAAAAAAAAGCTAATATCTGATAAAGAGTTTAATGAAATACTTGCAACATCAAACGTAGTTCCAGGGGTAACAGCAATCAATTTTGCATTCTTAATTGGTAAAAAACTTAAAGGATTTAAAGGGGCAATTATGTTAACTATCGCTGGAATCCTACCATCCATATTCGTAATTACAATGATAGCCCTTTATGTAAATTTAAACTCAAATAACATCTACGCTCAAAAATTCCTTGAAGGTGCAAAAATATCATCAACAATAATAATGTCAATAATCATACTTGAATTTTCAAAAAAAATGCTAAAGCAATCAATAAAAAAATGGATAACATGCTTATTAATAACATATACACTATATAAGTTTCATATAGATATATCATATATACTGATAACGGTTTTATGCATATGTTCTCTAACATATACAATACAAAAAATATTCTTTCAAAAAAAGGTATAA
- a CDS encoding glycosyltransferase, with protein MKIAIFTDTYLPDKNGVATSIKQIKEGFERKGHSVYIFCPQSQKTDLQEDNIYRCFSIKLNHTVDAKIAFPNKTRIKKIIQEYQPEIIHTHSEFTMGKIGKKLALQHNIPIVHTNHTMWNYYLHYLGIFKYLTNPDKMMRKFYDQIHHFIYPSIKSHEKYFHLATNADYKIIPNGVDRKIFIKNLSQEKKQEILTKHGISKNDKIIIFVGRINEEKNICLLIKHLKKLLIENKNCKLILIGKGKEETKVRRFRKQYKLEKQIILIGTIPWEEMYYYYKISDVFASLSRSEVYPMTTIEALTAGIPAVLINDIIYKDVIQQGKNGFLIDDYEDLYKYIKEIIENEEKLQTLKKNTEETSMMFSSSFFVEKIEQYYFEIIKNKKY; from the coding sequence ATGAAAATTGCAATATTCACAGATACATATCTTCCAGATAAAAATGGAGTAGCAACATCTATAAAACAAATTAAAGAAGGTTTTGAAAGAAAAGGTCACAGTGTTTATATTTTCTGTCCACAATCTCAAAAAACAGATTTACAAGAAGACAATATTTACAGATGCTTCTCAATTAAATTAAATCATACAGTAGATGCCAAAATAGCATTCCCAAACAAAACAAGAATAAAAAAGATAATACAAGAATATCAACCTGAAATCATTCATACACATTCAGAATTCACTATGGGAAAAATTGGGAAAAAATTAGCACTACAACACAATATTCCAATAGTTCACACAAACCATACAATGTGGAATTATTATCTACATTACTTAGGAATTTTTAAATATTTAACTAATCCAGACAAAATGATGAGAAAATTTTATGACCAAATACATCATTTCATTTATCCATCAATTAAGTCACATGAAAAATATTTTCATCTTGCAACAAATGCTGACTATAAAATAATTCCAAATGGAGTAGACAGAAAAATTTTCATAAAAAACCTAAGCCAAGAAAAAAAACAAGAGATTTTAACCAAACATGGAATAAGTAAAAACGATAAAATCATAATCTTTGTTGGAAGAATAAATGAAGAAAAAAATATATGCTTATTAATAAAACATTTAAAAAAACTTCTAATTGAGAACAAAAATTGCAAGCTCATTCTCATAGGAAAGGGAAAAGAAGAAACGAAGGTAAGACGATTTAGAAAGCAATATAAACTTGAAAAACAAATAATACTCATTGGAACAATCCCATGGGAAGAAATGTATTACTATTATAAAATATCTGATGTATTTGCAAGTCTATCAAGAAGCGAAGTATATCCAATGACAACAATTGAGGCATTAACGGCTGGCATACCTGCGGTACTTATTAATGACATAATATACAAAGATGTAATTCAGCAAGGAAAAAATGGATTCTTAATAGATGATTATGAGGATTTGTACAAATACATAAAAGAAATAATAGAAAATGAAGAAAAATTACAAACTTTAAAAAAAAATACAGAAGAGACATCTATGATGTTTTCAAGCTCATTTTTTGTAGAAAAAATTGAACAGTATTATTTTGAAATCATTAAAAATAAAAAATATTAA
- a CDS encoding mechanosensitive ion channel family protein yields the protein MDKQSKTLSVFREIFVFQDYVNEIFEMVIVYGLKVLVALVVWCVSRFFVKRVGRLFFSAFEKSKLETKLDSTILNFFKSFFKVMMDMVLILMILPYLGVSTTSIFAIFGSLGLAVGLAAQGILSDFVSGFVVLNSSFFKIGDYISCDDVEGEVNDIHIFFTTLKTVDGKIIKIPNSKFTDTSVTNFSTNPERRIAFDFQVPYDTDIGSLKSRIENLVFSFNKEQYSIKKPSVVVKEYTPYYIVMQVRSFVKTEFFWDFQYFIAENIKNVLDDMGIKFPIHNVDFSKLR from the coding sequence ATGGATAAACAGTCAAAAACGTTAAGTGTCTTTAGAGAAATATTTGTTTTTCAGGATTATGTCAATGAAATTTTTGAAATGGTAATAGTTTATGGATTAAAGGTTCTTGTAGCTCTGGTAGTATGGTGTGTTTCAAGGTTTTTTGTCAAAAGGGTAGGGAGGCTTTTCTTTAGTGCTTTTGAAAAATCTAAGTTAGAGACAAAATTAGATTCTACTATTCTTAATTTTTTTAAGTCATTTTTTAAAGTGATGATGGATATGGTATTAATTTTGATGATTTTACCTTATCTTGGTGTTTCTACAACTTCTATTTTTGCTATATTTGGATCTCTAGGTCTTGCGGTTGGTCTTGCTGCTCAAGGGATTTTATCTGACTTTGTTAGCGGTTTTGTTGTTTTAAATTCCAGTTTTTTTAAAATTGGTGATTACATTAGCTGTGATGATGTTGAGGGTGAAGTAAATGATATCCATATATTTTTTACTACACTTAAAACTGTAGATGGTAAAATTATTAAGATTCCAAATAGTAAGTTTACAGATACATCGGTTACTAATTTTTCTACAAATCCTGAAAGGAGGATTGCATTCGATTTTCAGGTACCTTATGACACAGATATTGGTTCTCTTAAAAGTAGAATAGAAAATTTGGTATTTTCCTTTAATAAGGAACAATATAGTATTAAGAAGCCTAGTGTTGTTGTAAAGGAATATACCCCTTATTACATAGTCATGCAAGTGAGATCTTTTGTAAAAACCGAGTTTTTTTGGGATTTTCAATATTTCATAGCAGAAAATATTAAAAATGTTTTAGATGATATGGGAATAAAATTCCCCATTCATAACGTGGATTTTAGCAAATTACGTTAA
- a CDS encoding chromate transporter, which yields MILINLFITFFKIGILNFGGGNGIATIIHKEIIDNKGWITKEEFINIITISRITPGPVATNIATYVGTKVAGITGAIIATIALITAPILIITFITLTLHKINFLNYYLKSLRPVIIALWIMTIIILFESIFLKINYNGTEFLKSFALAGLNLIILLFYKNITPAILIISSGILYIFM from the coding sequence TTGATCCTAATAAATCTATTCATTACATTTTTCAAAATAGGAATTTTAAATTTCGGTGGAGGAAACGGAATTGCAACGATTATCCATAAAGAAATCATTGATAATAAGGGATGGATAACAAAAGAAGAATTCATCAATATCATTACAATATCTAGAATTACTCCAGGTCCTGTTGCTACCAATATAGCAACATATGTTGGCACCAAAGTAGCTGGTATTACTGGTGCAATAATTGCCACAATAGCTCTAATAACGGCTCCCATATTAATTATTACCTTTATAACATTAACACTACATAAGATAAATTTCTTAAATTATTACCTTAAAAGCTTAAGACCTGTAATTATAGCATTATGGATAATGACAATAATTATTCTATTTGAAAGTATATTTTTAAAAATAAACTACAATGGTACAGAATTTTTAAAAAGCTTTGCACTTGCAGGATTAAACTTAATAATTTTATTATTTTACAAAAACATCACTCCTGCAATACTAATCATATCTAGTGGAATATTATATATTTTTATGTAA
- the holA gene encoding DNA polymerase III subunit delta, with product MKEIYLLLGKEQGLKEAYLNDIFSKLNADDICITKLFMSELSSIELSERLLTNSFFSKEEVFIIYESENLKNKKDLELIYSTILKSLNKIIIFVSNENSISFDPKDSLNLVKKTFYELSDTDKFLFIKKSFFKLGIKITDKAIHLMLFMLDADTKILQFYINSFALMIKNKTIDEHDVNSWLSFMRPENSFSLFESILKKDMEYALVKIKSILEQGEDLVNIVMSLSWQFKKFLKVKIDCESLHDIPSVFKKHKIFISLEKVYKIGLKNYSIFDIKFILKLLHKFDLYARIYGKNMHLNLSYFMILVLLSHDDTILDNFSSKLKFTNIL from the coding sequence ATGAAAGAAATTTATTTACTTTTAGGCAAAGAACAGGGATTAAAGGAAGCTTATTTAAATGATATTTTTAGTAAGTTAAATGCTGATGATATATGTATTACTAAGCTTTTTATGTCAGAATTATCATCAATAGAGCTTTCTGAACGGCTTTTAACCAATTCTTTTTTTTCTAAAGAGGAAGTCTTTATTATTTATGAGTCTGAAAATTTAAAAAATAAAAAGGATTTAGAGTTGATTTATAGTACAATCTTAAAATCTTTAAATAAGATTATTATTTTTGTTTCTAATGAAAATTCGATCAGTTTTGATCCTAAAGATTCTTTGAATCTAGTTAAGAAAACTTTTTATGAGCTATCTGATACTGATAAATTTTTATTTATAAAGAAAAGTTTTTTTAAACTTGGAATTAAAATTACAGATAAAGCCATACATTTAATGCTTTTTATGTTAGATGCAGATACTAAGATTTTGCAGTTTTATATAAATTCCTTTGCTCTTATGATTAAAAATAAAACCATTGATGAACATGATGTAAATTCTTGGCTTAGTTTTATGCGTCCTGAAAATTCTTTTTCCTTGTTTGAATCAATTTTGAAAAAGGATATGGAGTATGCTTTAGTTAAGATTAAATCCATCCTGGAGCAAGGAGAAGATTTGGTTAATATTGTGATGAGTCTTAGTTGGCAGTTTAAAAAATTTTTAAAGGTCAAAATAGATTGTGAGAGTTTGCATGACATTCCATCTGTCTTTAAAAAACATAAAATATTTATCTCATTAGAGAAAGTTTATAAGATAGGACTTAAAAATTACTCGATTTTTGATATCAAATTTATTTTGAAACTTTTACATAAGTTTGATTTATATGCAAGAATCTATGGTAAAAATATGCATTTGAATTTATCATATTTTATGAT